One Brassica napus cultivar Da-Ae chromosome C2, Da-Ae, whole genome shotgun sequence DNA window includes the following coding sequences:
- the LOC106377846 gene encoding uncharacterized protein LOC106377846, translating to MRMFEIVTFNVSFGGYWVKKRSGDVGYIGRDVKTIECKPEELFISLLDEFGEGLYVQRLWYTLPFENHKDRKKLSYVRDDDFRMMCKAGEWKGVVNLFLVNSVDHPDEEQVQELREEEIRVERNVDGFVDEDEDFDYHNTPPNSDGEEEEDMLRFKPRSGHLELRQVFDTIEDFKDALVEYALKGGWNIKRNKWGKIKCGAVCGSKDQCSWRIYCSYEERYGKWMVKTYEDKHKCQKDGYCKILKSGVILKLFMEEIRNDVELKPKYMQEQIEQRFNLITTIDKCEKAKNKAITIINREQEEQFSRLRDYRLAILDTNPGSTVELDMVLDDDGAEVFHRFNVCFATIRSLWSIWCRPIFGLDGCFLKCTLKGQLLAAVGRDANNGMYPIAWAVVDVENEDNWTWFLQKLQSDFNLQKGLVKAVEMILPDVEHRMCARHIYGNLKELFPRQAEMKDLFWRVAESTTVREYEASLEAVKRYDIRVFEAMMEKNPKNCSLAFCSLMSSCLDVHNNISESFNNAIDPARYMPMVEMLETIRRATMVRIDLRKRIAAESASRFPSRITKLIDAEQRKLKFCKIIPRES from the exons ATGAG AATGTTCGAGATTGTAACATTTAATGTTAGTTTCGGTGGATATTGGGTGAAGAAAAGAAGCGGTGATGTTGGCTATATTGGTAGAGATGTGAAAACAATTGAATGCAAACCAGAGGAGTTGTTCATATCTTTATTAGATGAGTTTGGGGAGGGATTATATGTCCAGAGGTTGTGGTACACGCTTCCTTTTGAGAATCACAAGGATAGAAAGAAACTGAGCTATGTTAGAGATGATGATTTCAGAATGATGTGTAAAGCGGGTGAGTGGAAAGGAGTTGTTAATTTGTTCCTAGTGAACTCAGTAGATCATCCCGACGAAGAGCAGGTTCAGGAACTCCGCGAAGAAGAGATCCGAGTAGAAAGAAATGTTGATGGATttgttgatgaagatgaagattttGACTATCATAACACACCTCCCAATTCTGATGGTGAGGAAGAGGAGGATATGCTGAGGTTCAAACCAAGGAGTGGTCACCTAGAGCTAAGGCAAGTGTTTGACACAATTGAAGATTTCAAAGATGCATTAGTTGAGTATGCTTTGAAGGGAGGGTGGAACATTAAGCGGAATAAATGGGGGAAAATTAAATGTGGGGCTGTGTGTGGGTCTAAAGACCAGTGCTCATGGAGAATCTATTGCTCTTATGAAGAGAGATATGGGAAGTGGATGGTGAAGACATATGAAGATAAGCACAAATGCCAAAAGGACGGGTATTGTAAGATCCTAAAGTCGGGTGTGATTTTGAAGCTCTTCATGGAGGAGATTAGGAATGATGTTGAGTTGAAGCCTAAGTATATGCAAGAGCAGATTGAGCAAAGGTTCAACTTGATAACCACGATTGACAAGTGTGAGAAGGCGAAGAATAAGGCTATAACCATCATCAACCGTGAGCAAGAAGAGCAGTTTAGTAGGCTAAGAGACTATCGACTTGCGATTCTAGA tACCAATCCAGGATCAACTGTGGAACTAGACATGGTCTTAGATGATGATGGAGCTGAAGTGTTTCACAGATTCAATGTGTGCTTTGCAACCATCCGATCCTTGTGGAGTATTTGGTGTCGGCCCATCTTTGGATTAGATGGTTGCTTCCTCAAATGCACATTAAAAGGTCAGCTCTTGGCAGCTGTAGGAAGAGATGCAAATAACGGAATGTACCCAATTGCTTGGGCCGTTGTTGATGTAGAGAATGAGGATAATTGGACATGGTTTCTACAGAAACTGCAGAGTGATTTTAACCTACAAAAG GGCTTAGTAAAGGCTGTCGAGATGATTTTACCAGACGTTGAACACAGGATGTGTGCTCGCCACATATATGgtaatctgaaggaactctttccTCGCCAAGCTGAGATGAAGGATTTGTTTTGGAGAGTTGCTGAGAGCACCACAGTCCGTGAGTATGAAGCTAGTCTTGAGGCGGTTAAGAGGTATGATATACGTGTGTTTGAAGCCATGATGGAGAAAAATCCTAAGAATTGCAGTCTCGCTTTCTGTTCTCTAATGTCTTCTTGTTTGGACGTACACAACAACATCTCAGAGTCATTCAACAACGCCATTGATCCTGCGAGATACATGCCGATGGTTGAGATGCTTGAAACTATTAGAAGAGCAACTATGGTTCGTATCGATCTGAGAAAGAGGATTGCAGCTGAGAGTGCTAGTAGGTTCCCTTCTAGAATCACAAAGCTCATAGATGCTGAGCAGAGAAAGCTGAAATTCTGCAAGATAATCCCCAGAGAAAGCTGA
- the LOC106377847 gene encoding uncharacterized protein At1g43920, Chloroplastic-like, translated as MGERGRGIPKICRCGEAVVMNTSKTVKNPGRLFHSCSFGRDGDWYHSFKWTDVSMYEELEDLIDKVDNLEGASITLQKGVNTCEAEIETLTMETRVCEAVVEKEIRECKMQLRSLKNMVVFALVMLFFFKFMY; from the exons ATGGGTGAGCGAGGAAGAGGAATTCCTAAGATATGTCGTTGTGGAGAAGCTGTAGTAATGAATACATCAAAAACTGTGAAGAATCCGGGTAGATTGTTTCATTCTTGTTCTTTTGGAAGAGATGGG GATTGGTATCATAGTTTTAAATGGACTGATGTGAGTATGTATGAAGAGCTTGAAGACTTGATTGACAAAGTTGATAACCTTGAAGGAGCTTCGATCACATTGCAAAAAGGAGTGAACACTTGTGAAGCTGAGATCGAAACATTGACAATGGAAACTCGGGTATGTGAAGCTGTTGTTGAGAAGGAGATCCGAGAGTGTAAAATGCAACTCCGAAGCTTAAAGAACATGGTAGTGTTTGCTTTGGTCATGCTTTTCTTCTTCAAGTTCATGTATTGA